In the Stakelama saccharophila genome, CCGCGCTACCGGTTTCGAACAATAACGGTATGTCCAGCGCGACGAGCGGCTCGCCCGCATGCTCGGTCACGAATCGGTCGCGCTCGGCCGCCACTGCCGGGTGCATGATCGCCTCCAGCCGCCGCAATGCTTCCGGGTCGCCGAATACGGCAGCGCCAAGGGCCGTCCGGTCCACCCCGGCGGCGCCGGTCGTTCCCGGGAAGGCCGACTCGATCGCCGGCAGCACCGCGCCGCCCGGCCCCTGCAGACGATGAACCGCGGCGTCGGCATCGAAGACCGGCACGCCTTCGGCGGCGAACATCGCCGCGACGGTCGACTTGCCCATGCCGATCGAGCCGGTGAGGCCCAGCCGGATCATCCCGTCAGCTTTTCGCGCAGCGTTTCGTCCAGATCACGCGGGGGCGCCGTGTCGAACAGGATCTCGAACGCGATCGCCGCCTGACCGATCAGCATTTCCAGGCCGTCCACCGTTTCCAGCCCGCGTGCATGCGCGCGCGACAGCAGATCGGTTTCCAGCGGAGCATAGACGATATCATAGACGATCGCTTCGTCGGGCAGGGGAGCAAGATCAATGTCGAGCGGCGCCTGCCCGGCCATTCCCAGCGCGCTCGCATTGACCAGCAGATCGACCGGCGGAACCGGCGCGTCGAGCGGTACAGCGTCACCCTTCAACCCGAATTGCGCCAGCAGGCCCGCGGCCTTGAGCGGGGTACGGTTGAAGATCGTCACGCGCCCGACCTCCAGCCGCGACAGCGCGAACAGCACCGCGCGCGCCGCGCCCCCGGCGCCAATCAGTCCGACATGCGCGCCCGCCATGTCCATTCCCGAAATCGGCGCGAAGAACCCGCCCGCGTCGGTATTGGTG is a window encoding:
- the coaE gene encoding dephospho-CoA kinase (Dephospho-CoA kinase (CoaE) performs the final step in coenzyme A biosynthesis.), which encodes MIRLGLTGSIGMGKSTVAAMFAAEGVPVFDADAAVHRLQGPGGAVLPAIESAFPGTTGAAGVDRTALGAAVFGDPEALRRLEAIMHPAVAAERDRFVTEHAGEPLVALDIPLLFETGSADTVDAIVTVSAPAEVQRARVLARPGMTPERFAAILAKQMPDAEKRRRSDHVIDTGVDPARTREAVRRLIACLVPGSGE
- a CDS encoding shikimate dehydrogenase family protein, with amino-acid sequence MTQVYAEVIGDPIAHSKSPVIHNFWLKHLEIDAEYRAHHVRPEELAAYFAARRADPAWRGCNITLPHKQAALDHVGDPGGVRESIGAINLAARDERGDLFGTNTDAGGFFAPISGMDMAGAHVGLIGAGGAARAVLFALSRLEVGRVTIFNRTPLKAAGLLAQFGLKGDAVPLDAPVPPVDLLVNASALGMAGQAPLDIDLAPLPDEAIVYDIVYAPLETDLLSRAHARGLETVDGLEMLIGQAAIAFEILFDTAPPRDLDETLREKLTG